A single genomic interval of Noviherbaspirillum saxi harbors:
- a CDS encoding pyridoxamine 5'-phosphate oxidase family protein: MDPFRFIDIHAVDATGANLDGNEFSEEQVRQSALRILDSSPLCSIATVTAQGRAHINTAYFSYSEKLELYFWSHPQSLHCRSLSNNASMAVTVFSTQQPWGSPGQGVQLFGTCEATSESAAGEAERSYRMRFEGYENWKATLKDDDLARQYRFDVAAIRILDEKNWGDVWVRASVLRQ; encoded by the coding sequence ATGGATCCCTTCAGGTTCATTGATATTCATGCTGTCGACGCAACGGGCGCGAATCTTGACGGCAACGAGTTCTCCGAGGAACAAGTCCGGCAAAGCGCTCTCCGAATTCTCGACAGCAGTCCCCTCTGCTCGATCGCCACCGTGACTGCTCAGGGCCGCGCTCACATCAACACCGCGTACTTCAGCTACTCCGAAAAGCTTGAGCTTTACTTCTGGTCGCATCCCCAGTCACTTCACTGCCGCAGCCTCTCGAACAACGCATCCATGGCCGTGACGGTCTTTTCCACGCAGCAGCCGTGGGGCTCTCCGGGTCAGGGTGTGCAGCTATTCGGAACCTGCGAAGCGACTTCGGAATCTGCTGCAGGGGAGGCAGAGCGATCGTACCGCATGCGATTCGAGGGTTACGAAAACTGGAAAGCCACCCTCAAGGATGATGACTTGGCTCGTCAGTACCGATTCGACGTTGCTGCGATAAGAATCCTTGACGAGAAGAACTGGGGTGACGTGTGGGTGCGTGCGTCAGTATTGCGGCAATGA
- a CDS encoding GNAT family N-acetyltransferase, which translates to MTTPIIRTATTSDEAPAIAVVVLAFSADPAARWTWPDPQQYLMHFPDFVKALGGNAFAHGSAYYVDGYAGAALWLPPEVRPDEDALITLLQRTGSALVQKDLFAVFEQMGRYHPREPHWYLPFIGIDPSQQGKGYGAALMKHALIPCDRDRTLAYLDSSNPKNVPLYERHGFELLGTIQVGTSPPIFPMLRKPR; encoded by the coding sequence ATGACAACACCGATAATCAGGACTGCTACGACATCCGATGAAGCTCCAGCCATTGCTGTCGTGGTACTGGCGTTTAGCGCGGACCCTGCTGCGCGTTGGACGTGGCCTGATCCGCAGCAGTACCTCATGCATTTCCCCGACTTCGTCAAGGCATTGGGGGGCAACGCGTTTGCACACGGGAGCGCCTACTACGTGGACGGTTATGCCGGGGCGGCCCTGTGGCTGCCGCCAGAGGTCCGCCCTGACGAAGACGCGCTGATCACACTGCTGCAACGCACCGGGTCTGCGCTGGTGCAAAAGGACCTCTTTGCGGTCTTTGAACAGATGGGGCGCTATCATCCGCGGGAGCCGCATTGGTATTTGCCGTTCATTGGGATCGACCCATCCCAACAGGGCAAAGGGTACGGCGCGGCGTTAATGAAACACGCCCTCATCCCGTGCGATCGCGACCGCACGCTGGCCTATCTTGACTCCAGCAACCCAAAGAACGTTCCGCTCTATGAACGGCACGGGTTTGAGTTATTGGGCACCATTCAGGTGGGGACGTCGCCGCCCATCTTTCCAATGCTCCGCAAACCACGGTGA
- a CDS encoding acid phosphatase, which translates to MTHIATRAKNEGVVGRTLLAGLTCMLAVGCSSIPVPPTSPAEVKEVRPGYLAGYLARKDLPDSLTLLPSPPAAGSAVSAADEEAYRTTRSARGTLRWQLAAQDAILSFPKAAEAFSCTLGMPISQEATPHLNMLMRRSLADAGLATYAAKDKYQRTRPFIVHKEESCTPKEEAHLSKDGSYPSGHAALGWAWALILAEIAPERVNALLARGHDFGQSRVICGVHWQSDVDAGRVVGAAAVARLHADPMFQAQLAAAKAEVESARIRGVKPVSDCKSDATGVATVSHRQ; encoded by the coding sequence ATGACACATATCGCAACTCGCGCGAAGAATGAAGGCGTGGTGGGACGCACACTACTCGCGGGACTGACTTGCATGCTGGCCGTAGGCTGCAGCAGCATTCCGGTTCCCCCCACGTCACCGGCAGAGGTGAAGGAAGTCCGGCCGGGATATCTGGCTGGCTACCTCGCACGCAAGGACTTGCCTGATAGCCTGACGCTCTTGCCGTCGCCACCGGCGGCCGGCTCGGCCGTTTCAGCCGCCGACGAAGAGGCATACCGTACGACGCGCTCCGCGCGCGGGACGCTGCGCTGGCAACTTGCGGCCCAGGATGCGATCCTAAGCTTCCCCAAAGCGGCCGAAGCCTTTTCCTGCACGCTAGGCATGCCGATATCACAGGAGGCGACGCCACATCTCAACATGCTCATGCGGCGCAGTCTGGCAGATGCTGGACTGGCCACTTATGCGGCCAAGGACAAATACCAGCGCACTCGCCCGTTCATCGTGCATAAAGAGGAAAGCTGCACCCCGAAGGAGGAAGCGCATTTGTCCAAGGATGGCTCCTATCCTTCCGGCCACGCCGCGCTGGGCTGGGCATGGGCGCTGATTCTCGCCGAAATCGCTCCGGAGCGGGTTAATGCGCTGCTGGCACGCGGCCATGACTTTGGACAAAGCCGGGTGATTTGTGGCGTCCATTGGCAAAGCGATGTGGATGCCGGTCGCGTGGTCGGTGCTGCGGCAGTAGCGCGGCTGCATGCCGACCCGATGTTTCAGGCGCAACTGGCGGCGGCGAAGGCTGAAGTCGAAAGTGCGCGCATACGCGGCGTCAAGCCTGTAAGCGATTGCAAGTCGGATGCGACCGGCGTTGCGACCGTCTCGCATCGGCAGTGA
- a CDS encoding slipin family protein yields the protein MLADLGIGFGALAFVVLVLVAASIRILREYERGVVFQLGRFWAVKGPGLVILIPVLQQMVRVDLRTIVLDVPTQDVISRDNVSVKVNAVLYFRVVDAEKAIIQVANFFEATSQLAQTTLRSVLGKHELDEMLAERERLNIDIQQVLDVQTDAWGIKVANVEIKHVDLDESMIRAIARQAEAERERRAKVIHAEGELQASEKLMQAARVLALQPGAMQLRYMQTLASIAGDKSTTIVFPLPMELLKEMTGDGKKGIIQDRV from the coding sequence ATGCTTGCTGATCTCGGCATAGGATTTGGTGCGCTTGCTTTCGTCGTGCTGGTCCTAGTTGCTGCATCCATTCGCATCCTGCGTGAGTACGAGCGCGGTGTGGTATTCCAGCTGGGTCGGTTCTGGGCAGTCAAGGGACCGGGACTCGTCATCCTTATTCCGGTACTGCAGCAAATGGTCCGGGTCGACCTGCGAACGATCGTGCTGGATGTGCCAACCCAAGATGTGATTTCGCGAGATAACGTTTCGGTCAAGGTCAATGCGGTGCTGTACTTCCGCGTAGTCGACGCGGAAAAAGCCATCATCCAGGTAGCCAATTTTTTCGAGGCGACCAGCCAGCTGGCGCAGACCACCTTGCGTTCAGTATTAGGCAAGCACGAACTCGATGAAATGCTTGCCGAGCGTGAGCGTCTCAACATCGACATCCAGCAGGTGCTCGACGTCCAGACCGATGCGTGGGGTATCAAGGTCGCGAATGTGGAAATCAAGCACGTAGATCTCGACGAGTCCATGATACGCGCCATCGCCCGTCAGGCCGAAGCAGAGCGGGAGCGGCGAGCAAAGGTGATCCACGCTGAGGGCGAACTGCAGGCATCGGAGAAGCTGATGCAGGCTGCGCGGGTGCTTGCACTACAGCCGGGCGCCATGCAATTGCGCTACATGCAGACCTTGGCCAGCATCGCTGGAGACAAGTCGACGACTATTGTTTTCCCGCTGCCAATGGAGCTGTTGAAAGAAATGACGGGCGATGGGAAAAAAGGGATTATCCAGGACCGGGTTTGA
- a CDS encoding aspartate/glutamate racemase family protein, with translation MPRIALIHALSHSVEPINEAMVREWPEATRMNLLDDSLSADLAISSRGLDEVMNRRFQDLADYAVGTGAQAILFTCSAFGPCIEAVARRYANLPVLKPNEAMIADAESAGGTIGLIATFPPTLESMPAEFPPSVDIRCALADGALDALNRGDVQKHDALIAEQAKQLSAAGCSTISLAQFSMARSRHACAQATGKPVLTTVHSAVMELKRRLSSQMR, from the coding sequence ATGCCACGCATTGCACTTATCCATGCACTCAGCCATTCCGTTGAGCCGATCAACGAGGCCATGGTACGCGAATGGCCAGAAGCGACCCGGATGAACTTGCTGGATGATTCCCTGTCTGCCGATCTGGCGATTTCCAGCCGCGGTCTCGATGAGGTCATGAACCGGCGCTTCCAGGACCTGGCTGACTATGCTGTCGGTACAGGCGCCCAAGCAATCCTATTCACGTGCTCGGCCTTTGGGCCCTGCATTGAGGCTGTGGCACGGCGCTATGCGAATCTGCCGGTTCTTAAACCAAATGAAGCGATGATCGCCGATGCCGAGAGTGCCGGCGGCACCATAGGACTTATCGCGACATTTCCGCCCACGCTGGAGTCCATGCCAGCTGAGTTTCCTCCTTCTGTTGATATCCGGTGTGCACTTGCGGATGGCGCACTTGATGCACTCAATCGCGGAGACGTGCAGAAACATGACGCGCTGATCGCTGAACAGGCGAAGCAGTTATCCGCCGCAGGCTGCAGCACAATTTCCCTTGCACAGTTCAGCATGGCTCGCTCGCGGCACGCGTGTGCGCAGGCGACTGGCAAGCCCGTGCTCACCACGGTCCATAGCGCGGTAATGGAATTAAAGCGGCGCCTGTCGAGCCAGATGCGATAA
- a CDS encoding Bug family tripartite tricarboxylate transporter substrate binding protein — protein MLKKAILASMLIAQAFTAAANDVYPSKPIKFVVPYPPGGPTDAMARLIQGPLQTKLNTPVIIDNRGGAGGNIGSDFVAKSPADGYTILLAASGPMAVNKTLYKSVPFDPEKDFAPIIQISAFPLVLEVHPSVPVSSLKQFLALAKERPGELSFASAGNGTPQHLAGELFNSATGMKLQHIPYKGAGPALNDVVGGHVKVMFDILGSSVQYIKTGKLRPLAVTTATRSPTLPDVPTLAEAGLPGYSISGWHGIVAPAATPKPVISKLNQAINEIFADPGFKKRWEELGTPIVGGTPETFGALMRSESSKLGKLVKDAGVTVD, from the coding sequence ATGCTTAAAAAGGCGATACTTGCATCGATGCTCATTGCACAGGCGTTCACTGCTGCAGCCAATGACGTTTACCCGTCAAAGCCGATTAAATTTGTTGTGCCCTATCCGCCGGGTGGCCCGACGGACGCAATGGCACGGCTAATCCAGGGGCCTTTGCAAACAAAACTCAATACACCGGTCATTATTGATAACCGGGGAGGCGCCGGCGGTAACATCGGGTCGGATTTTGTCGCCAAATCGCCTGCCGACGGATATACGATTCTTTTGGCGGCGAGCGGCCCGATGGCTGTGAACAAGACTCTGTACAAATCGGTTCCGTTCGACCCTGAAAAGGATTTCGCGCCGATTATCCAGATTTCGGCTTTTCCACTGGTGCTGGAAGTCCACCCTTCGGTACCTGTTTCCAGCTTGAAGCAATTCCTTGCGCTGGCCAAAGAACGACCGGGCGAGCTTAGCTTTGCATCCGCAGGAAACGGCACACCACAACACTTGGCCGGTGAATTGTTCAACAGCGCCACCGGCATGAAATTACAGCACATACCTTACAAAGGAGCTGGCCCAGCGCTCAACGACGTGGTGGGCGGTCACGTAAAAGTCATGTTCGACATTTTGGGCAGTTCGGTTCAGTACATTAAAACCGGAAAGCTGCGTCCGCTTGCAGTTACTACGGCAACACGCAGCCCCACCCTGCCTGATGTGCCGACCCTGGCCGAAGCTGGCCTGCCGGGATACAGCATTTCAGGTTGGCATGGGATCGTCGCGCCGGCTGCCACTCCAAAGCCGGTCATCAGCAAGCTGAATCAGGCCATCAATGAAATCTTTGCTGATCCTGGTTTCAAGAAGCGATGGGAAGAGCTTGGTACACCTATAGTCGGCGGCACACCGGAAACATTTGGCGCACTAATGCGCTCCGAGTCTTCCAAGTTGGGCAAATTGGTGAAGGATGCCGGGGTTACTGTCGACTAA
- a CDS encoding porin has product MNTKIKSVWGGLNYQVTPAFTLTGAYYQTKVSSATSATRPTGKEKSDFYMIEAKYALSKRTSLYAEVDRNKWSRGIFFLPTATLGVTQTGVSVGINHLF; this is encoded by the coding sequence GTGAATACGAAGATCAAGAGCGTATGGGGAGGCTTGAATTATCAGGTAACACCTGCCTTTACGCTTACAGGTGCGTACTATCAAACCAAGGTGTCAAGCGCTACCAGCGCAACGCGTCCGACCGGCAAGGAAAAGTCGGACTTCTATATGATCGAAGCGAAATACGCATTATCCAAACGCACCAGCCTTTACGCAGAAGTCGACAGAAACAAATGGAGCCGTGGCATCTTCTTTCTGCCGACCGCAACACTTGGTGTAACCCAGACTGGCGTTTCAGTAGGTATTAACCACCTCTTTTAA
- a CDS encoding SulP family inorganic anion transporter yields MRDAWAGLSVGLVLIPQAIAYATLAGMPPQTGLYAALLPAIVGALWGSSQLLAVGPVALTSLLVFGSLSSMATPASPQWVALAVWLALYSGLFQLLLGACRLGRVADLVSQPVVHGFINAAALIIIFSQLPDLFGVRGMSSSEIVMAAIGKGEFPAGILASAGFGIAAAFLLVLFRRLLPRFPGILFISGLAIFASWWIGYEHVGGKVVGYLPSGLPALALPPAITLEQHQALWPAAFILALISFTEAMSSCRTLARRQQTPWDENQELIGQGLAKIASGLSGAFPVSGSFSRSALNLYAGAASAWSTLFSTACVLVSLLFLLDVIYFLPRSVLAAMIIVPTFSLLDLNVFKRLFAISRDDAIVAIMTFAVTLLSMPYLYWGVFAGIGLAMASFLYRRSHPRIIEVGLHQDGTLRDRQRFGLSPLAEDLLAVRMDSALNFLTGNLLERFVSSRCTFDSDIKRVLLCASGVNDIDATGVEALDALRTTLEGRGAKLYLSAVKKQVWDVLESAGLIKAIGPECIFSTDREALVELRANSSGLKPSGSEKVF; encoded by the coding sequence ATGCGTGATGCATGGGCTGGACTAAGCGTTGGCCTTGTCCTTATTCCTCAGGCGATCGCCTATGCGACCCTGGCTGGCATGCCGCCGCAAACCGGTCTGTATGCCGCTTTGCTGCCGGCCATTGTCGGCGCGCTATGGGGCTCGAGCCAGTTGCTCGCAGTCGGGCCGGTTGCACTGACCAGCTTGCTCGTATTCGGTTCGCTGTCGTCAATGGCAACGCCTGCAAGTCCGCAATGGGTTGCGCTTGCGGTCTGGCTGGCGCTCTACTCAGGCTTGTTCCAGCTATTGCTGGGCGCGTGCCGTCTTGGCCGGGTAGCCGACCTCGTCTCCCAGCCAGTGGTGCACGGATTCATCAACGCAGCCGCGTTGATCATTATTTTCTCCCAATTGCCCGACCTGTTCGGCGTGCGGGGCATGTCGTCCAGCGAAATTGTCATGGCGGCGATTGGGAAGGGAGAATTCCCTGCAGGTATATTGGCATCGGCCGGTTTCGGCATCGCCGCTGCATTCCTGCTGGTGCTGTTCAGGCGTCTGCTGCCACGGTTTCCAGGTATCTTGTTCATTTCCGGGCTGGCCATCTTCGCAAGCTGGTGGATCGGCTATGAACACGTCGGAGGAAAAGTCGTCGGCTATCTGCCATCCGGGTTGCCGGCACTTGCCCTGCCGCCTGCAATCACGCTTGAACAACACCAGGCACTGTGGCCAGCCGCGTTCATCCTGGCCCTTATCAGCTTTACCGAAGCCATGTCCAGTTGCCGAACGCTGGCGCGAAGGCAGCAGACACCATGGGATGAAAATCAAGAACTTATTGGTCAGGGCTTGGCAAAGATAGCAAGCGGGTTGAGCGGTGCATTCCCTGTCAGCGGATCGTTCTCCCGATCGGCGTTGAACCTGTATGCGGGTGCGGCCAGTGCCTGGTCAACCCTGTTTTCAACCGCCTGTGTGCTAGTGTCGCTGCTGTTTCTACTCGATGTGATTTATTTTTTGCCGCGGTCCGTGTTGGCAGCAATGATCATCGTGCCAACCTTTTCCTTACTGGACCTTAACGTGTTCAAGCGGCTCTTCGCAATCTCGCGCGATGATGCGATTGTCGCGATCATGACGTTCGCTGTGACGCTGCTTTCGATGCCCTATCTGTATTGGGGTGTGTTTGCCGGCATCGGCTTGGCGATGGCTTCCTTCCTGTACCGGCGGTCTCATCCGCGCATCATTGAAGTTGGCCTGCATCAGGACGGCACGCTGCGTGACCGGCAGCGCTTTGGTTTGTCGCCGCTGGCCGAGGATCTGCTGGCGGTGCGGATGGATTCGGCATTGAACTTTTTGACGGGAAATCTGCTGGAGCGATTCGTATCGTCACGATGCACATTTGACTCGGACATTAAGCGCGTGCTGCTGTGTGCCAGCGGCGTTAATGACATTGATGCGACAGGAGTCGAGGCACTCGATGCGTTACGCACAACTCTTGAGGGGCGGGGTGCAAAGCTGTATCTGAGTGCGGTCAAGAAACAAGTTTGGGATGTGCTGGAGAGTGCCGGCCTGATCAAAGCTATTGGCCCCGAGTGCATATTCTCAACTGACCGTGAAGCCCTTGTTGAATTGCGCGCTAATAGCTCTGGTTTGAAGCCAAGTGGATCGGAAAAGGTTTTTTGA
- a CDS encoding GlxA family transcriptional regulator encodes MCGLNIESPAHLDETLAASTLEVQLIKARHAAGGIVAAYYSSVALPAAAGVLDGREATITWMLGGWFSHTFPKVKLDMERAITFDGNVLCAGSLDGYIPMALELVRHFLGDELAQTCANVILHDSSRYKQSSLMLSTLAKRTRDGVVFKAKKWLEEHIDKAYDLEAVALASSVSTRTLLRHFQEVVGDSPLGHLQTLRIERARQLLEITVLDLSTVAEKCGYRDTRAFRRLFKSQTGISPAEYRQRYAVSAEHRL; translated from the coding sequence TTGTGTGGTTTAAACATCGAAAGCCCGGCGCATCTGGACGAAACACTTGCCGCCTCAACGCTTGAGGTGCAATTGATCAAGGCGCGCCACGCCGCAGGCGGCATTGTCGCGGCGTATTACAGCAGCGTTGCGCTACCCGCTGCGGCTGGCGTGCTGGATGGAAGAGAGGCCACTATTACGTGGATGCTCGGAGGCTGGTTTTCGCATACTTTTCCGAAGGTGAAGCTAGACATGGAACGCGCCATCACCTTCGATGGAAACGTATTATGCGCCGGCTCGCTCGACGGCTATATTCCGATGGCGCTTGAACTCGTCCGACATTTTCTCGGCGACGAACTTGCACAGACCTGCGCCAACGTGATCCTGCACGATTCATCGCGATATAAACAGTCCAGCCTGATGCTTTCCACGCTGGCAAAGCGAACGCGCGACGGCGTGGTATTCAAGGCAAAGAAGTGGCTCGAAGAACATATCGACAAAGCCTACGATCTGGAGGCGGTCGCGCTGGCTTCCTCGGTCAGCACCCGCACCTTGCTGCGCCATTTCCAGGAAGTGGTCGGCGATTCACCACTCGGCCACCTCCAGACACTGCGCATAGAAAGGGCCAGGCAGCTATTGGAAATCACCGTATTGGATTTGTCGACCGTGGCCGAAAAATGCGGATACCGTGACACACGCGCCTTCCGCAGGCTTTTCAAATCCCAGACGGGAATATCGCCTGCAGAGTATAGACAGCGTTATGCCGTAAGCGCGGAGCACAGGTTGTAG
- a CDS encoding 3-hydroxyacyl-CoA dehydrogenase family protein, whose protein sequence is MGADVALVLARGGCRTIVLEPGEARRQALDAYFTNGLRSLEAEHKRSRVSACASLDEVNWQSIDLVIECIPEKLEPKQALFAELVRRARPDTLLCSNSSSFPISAIGKGLETAQRMLGLHFFMPAHLVPLVEVVLGERSSGPLAESLSAFMHACGMVPVLVRKDLPGFLANRLQHALAREAFAMIDAGVATPEDVDAAVRFGFGFRFLAAGPVLQRDHAGIDIHCPAAATMYPSLAVNAVPSSALSERLASGKFGMKTGEGFYKWTPESIAAERKRYDDLLMAGLRLLAPELPKIEDK, encoded by the coding sequence ATGGGAGCTGACGTCGCCCTGGTGCTGGCGCGCGGCGGTTGCCGTACCATCGTGCTGGAGCCGGGTGAAGCGCGCCGGCAAGCACTGGATGCCTATTTCACCAACGGATTACGCAGCCTCGAAGCAGAACACAAGCGCAGTCGCGTATCCGCATGCGCATCGCTCGACGAAGTCAACTGGCAGTCGATTGACCTGGTGATTGAATGCATCCCCGAAAAACTGGAGCCCAAACAGGCACTGTTTGCAGAGCTGGTGCGGCGTGCACGGCCAGATACCCTGTTATGCAGCAACAGTTCGAGCTTCCCCATCTCGGCGATCGGCAAGGGTCTGGAAACCGCGCAACGGATGCTTGGCCTGCATTTTTTCATGCCGGCGCACCTGGTTCCTCTGGTGGAAGTTGTACTCGGAGAACGATCGTCCGGCCCGCTCGCTGAATCCTTGTCGGCTTTTATGCATGCCTGCGGCATGGTGCCGGTCCTGGTACGCAAGGATTTGCCGGGATTTCTCGCCAACCGGCTTCAGCACGCGCTGGCGCGCGAAGCATTTGCGATGATCGATGCCGGCGTGGCGACGCCCGAGGATGTCGATGCAGCGGTGCGTTTCGGCTTTGGTTTTCGTTTTCTTGCGGCGGGGCCCGTGCTCCAGCGTGATCATGCCGGGATCGACATACATTGCCCGGCCGCAGCCACGATGTATCCGTCGCTCGCCGTTAATGCCGTACCTTCCAGTGCACTGAGCGAGCGCCTGGCAAGCGGAAAATTCGGCATGAAAACCGGAGAAGGTTTTTACAAATGGACGCCAGAGAGCATTGCGGCCGAACGCAAGCGCTATGACGATCTGCTGATGGCGGGACTGCGTCTGCTGGCGCCCGAACTGCCGAAAATTGAAGATAAGTAG
- a CDS encoding LysR family transcriptional regulator yields MRDDLNEEKFSVQRDFLSVNRIFSINLSIMEINLSGRDLRAFLAVANSLSFSQAAQQMHLSQSALSTLISRLEDAFGTRLFDRTTRSVALTAAGEVLASHADQLLSDLERTVTAVRDVTALRRGRVALAALPSLAARVIPPLFRSFSEKYPDIQLSLIDTLSEPAFELVREGRVDFALTAANPAYADLDYIPLTTDSFVLLVARGHPLGRESGNVEFTDSLASPHISMSRHTSVRQYIDAAALQNGIGFHPAYEVDHLATIGAMVSEELGVAALPAMAADVISGEGIVRRPLVNPVIRRSIGLVRRREGSLSPAAEAMLSLLRHQIQNPPAC; encoded by the coding sequence ATGCGTGACGATCTAAACGAAGAAAAATTCAGTGTGCAACGCGACTTTTTATCTGTAAATCGCATATTTTCTATAAACTTATCAATTATGGAGATAAATCTATCGGGTCGCGACCTCCGCGCCTTTCTCGCTGTCGCCAATTCCTTAAGCTTTAGCCAGGCGGCACAGCAAATGCACCTCTCGCAGTCCGCGCTGTCGACCCTGATCAGCCGACTGGAAGACGCGTTTGGCACGCGCTTGTTCGACCGTACGACACGTTCGGTCGCATTGACGGCGGCCGGGGAAGTACTTGCGTCGCATGCCGACCAGTTGTTATCTGATTTAGAGCGCACGGTGACTGCAGTACGGGATGTCACTGCGTTACGGCGGGGTCGCGTCGCGCTCGCGGCCCTGCCATCCCTGGCAGCGCGTGTCATCCCTCCGTTGTTCCGAAGCTTTAGCGAGAAGTATCCTGACATTCAGTTGTCCCTCATCGACACCTTGTCCGAGCCTGCGTTCGAACTGGTACGGGAAGGGCGCGTCGACTTCGCGCTCACCGCAGCTAACCCTGCCTACGCGGATCTGGATTACATCCCGCTCACAACGGACAGTTTCGTGTTGTTGGTCGCGCGCGGCCATCCGCTAGGACGTGAAAGCGGGAATGTAGAATTCACCGACTCCTTGGCATCGCCGCACATTTCGATGTCGCGCCATACCAGCGTGCGCCAGTATATCGATGCCGCTGCACTGCAAAACGGAATTGGTTTTCATCCTGCCTATGAAGTGGATCACCTGGCCACCATCGGCGCAATGGTAAGTGAGGAATTAGGCGTGGCAGCGCTCCCGGCCATGGCCGCCGATGTCATTAGTGGCGAGGGAATAGTGCGGCGCCCGCTGGTCAACCCTGTTATTCGCAGATCGATCGGCCTGGTGAGACGCAGGGAAGGCTCGCTGTCCCCTGCGGCGGAGGCAATGCTTTCATTATTGAGACACCAGATTCAAAACCCGCCTGCCTGTTGA
- a CDS encoding NfeD family protein yields the protein MDLLIRTCRVLAGVAAYLAAGFLFIVSSAVATPAQITLLTIDGAIGPANADYVVRGIARAATDGSQLVILQMDTPGGLDTAMRAIIKAILSSPVPVASHVSPGGARAASAGTYILYASHIAAMAPGTTIGAATPVQIGGPGMESGRDKAQRPGSKQPPGENSDKEPDSAMTRKQVNDAAAYIRGLAQMRGRNADWAERAVREAVSLSAEEALKLGVINYIADDSLALASRLEGKTVSVLGNDKLLHTRGAAVVNVNPDWRTRLLAVITSPTIALLLMTVGIYGLLFEFMSPGAVAPGVIGAICLLLAMYGLQLLPVNYAGLALIILALALMAAEAFLPSFGVLGLGGIAAFVAGALMLIDTELPGYGIPIGLVGAIAVASALLFAATASVALKTRRRKNVTGLDNMVGSVAEIERTGDVPNEAWAHVRGETWQVVSKVSLQDRQRVRVIGRKGLVLEVVPVSNNEQGE from the coding sequence ATGGACCTGCTCATCCGGACATGCCGAGTGCTGGCCGGTGTGGCGGCATACCTGGCTGCCGGCTTTCTGTTCATCGTGTCTTCCGCTGTTGCGACCCCCGCCCAGATTACGTTGTTAACGATAGATGGTGCAATCGGCCCTGCCAATGCGGATTACGTCGTTCGCGGCATCGCCCGCGCCGCTACTGACGGCAGCCAGCTCGTCATTCTGCAGATGGACACGCCGGGCGGGCTCGATACCGCGATGCGTGCCATCATTAAAGCTATTCTGAGCTCGCCGGTGCCGGTGGCAAGTCATGTCAGTCCGGGCGGCGCACGTGCGGCCAGTGCAGGCACCTATATCTTGTATGCCAGCCACATCGCCGCAATGGCTCCTGGCACCACCATTGGCGCTGCCACTCCGGTTCAGATCGGCGGCCCCGGCATGGAATCCGGGCGCGACAAGGCGCAGCGCCCGGGAAGCAAGCAGCCGCCCGGCGAGAACAGCGACAAAGAGCCTGACTCAGCGATGACGCGAAAGCAGGTCAATGACGCTGCAGCTTATATCCGCGGATTGGCGCAGATGCGTGGGCGTAATGCGGACTGGGCAGAGCGTGCCGTCCGGGAAGCGGTAAGTTTATCGGCGGAAGAAGCGCTCAAACTGGGAGTGATTAATTACATTGCCGACGACAGCCTGGCTTTAGCTTCGCGACTTGAGGGGAAAACTGTGTCGGTACTGGGGAATGACAAATTGCTACACACTCGCGGCGCAGCTGTCGTTAATGTCAATCCCGACTGGCGTACCCGGCTTTTGGCCGTCATCACCAGCCCGACCATTGCGCTGCTTCTGATGACCGTAGGCATCTATGGATTGCTATTCGAGTTTATGAGTCCAGGGGCTGTTGCTCCGGGCGTGATTGGTGCCATCTGTCTTTTATTAGCCATGTATGGTTTGCAATTGCTGCCTGTCAACTATGCCGGTCTTGCCCTCATTATTCTGGCCCTGGCCTTAATGGCGGCTGAAGCTTTCCTGCCTAGTTTCGGTGTGCTTGGACTAGGCGGGATTGCAGCCTTCGTAGCAGGAGCGCTGATGCTGATCGATACCGAGTTGCCTGGCTACGGTATTCCCATCGGATTGGTTGGCGCGATCGCGGTAGCAAGCGCGTTGTTGTTTGCAGCAACCGCAAGCGTGGCGTTAAAAACCCGGCGGCGCAAAAACGTCACCGGCCTCGACAATATGGTCGGGAGCGTGGCTGAAATTGAAAGGACTGGAGACGTCCCAAATGAGGCCTGGGCCCATGTACGCGGCGAAACGTGGCAGGTCGTGAGCAAAGTATCGCTGCAGGATAGGCAGAGAGTCCGCGTGATCGGGCGCAAAGGCCTTGTGCTGGAAGTGGTTCCTGTCAGTAATAATGAACAAGGAGAATAA